In one window of Kiritimatiellia bacterium DNA:
- a CDS encoding OFA family MFS transporter, producing the protein MSETGRGFNRWWVVVGALVIQVSLGAVYIWSVFQTPLKAAFPSWTETQVTLPAQIVLAVFALAVIFGGRIQDRLGPRVVATAGGLILGVGLILASFTNRFADRAALYWLLLTYAVLGGAGIGAGYVCPIATCVKWFPDKRGLITGLAVAGFGAGAFFFAPLARGLIGGTPYNLFNVDLFGLPELGVFRTFLALGVIFLVAVVAGAQLLRNPPPGYVPAGWTPPAAAAGAAPKADFGPREMLCTPVFWLLWLTYLAGCAAGLMVIMKASPIWQSFRIGALTPPVSAEDFKAIGTAGAMAVSILAVFNSLGRILWGKISDVIGRRPSLVAMFFICAGGMLALDWMRSYPLYLLGVCVIGLCFGGFLAMYPAVTADFFGTKHIGVNYGWMFSAYGVGGLAGPWLAARLMKVVAQVPYFSKAGLAAPDKTFAVGDYRAAFLTAGVACVLAGLLMLAVRKPERPAPA; encoded by the coding sequence ATGAGCGAGACGGGTCGGGGATTTAACCGGTGGTGGGTGGTGGTCGGCGCGCTGGTGATCCAGGTGAGCCTGGGCGCGGTGTACATTTGGAGCGTGTTTCAGACGCCGCTGAAGGCGGCGTTTCCCTCGTGGACGGAGACGCAGGTGACGTTGCCGGCGCAGATCGTGTTGGCGGTGTTTGCGCTGGCGGTGATTTTTGGCGGCCGGATTCAGGACCGCCTCGGGCCGCGGGTGGTCGCGACTGCGGGGGGGCTGATTTTGGGTGTGGGGTTGATTCTGGCGAGTTTCACCAACCGGTTTGCGGATCGCGCGGCATTGTACTGGCTGCTGCTGACCTATGCGGTGCTGGGCGGGGCGGGGATCGGGGCCGGGTACGTGTGCCCGATCGCGACCTGCGTAAAGTGGTTTCCGGACAAGCGCGGGCTGATCACCGGGCTGGCGGTGGCGGGATTTGGTGCGGGGGCATTTTTCTTTGCACCGCTCGCGCGCGGTCTGATTGGCGGCACACCGTACAACCTGTTCAATGTGGATCTGTTCGGCCTGCCGGAACTGGGGGTGTTCCGGACGTTTCTGGCGCTGGGCGTGATCTTCTTGGTGGCGGTGGTCGCCGGCGCGCAGCTGCTTCGGAACCCGCCGCCGGGCTATGTGCCGGCCGGATGGACGCCGCCGGCGGCGGCGGCCGGCGCGGCGCCGAAGGCGGATTTCGGACCGCGGGAAATGCTGTGCACGCCGGTGTTTTGGCTGTTGTGGCTGACCTACCTGGCCGGATGCGCGGCGGGGTTGATGGTGATCATGAAGGCCTCACCGATCTGGCAGTCATTTCGGATCGGTGCCCTGACGCCGCCGGTGTCAGCGGAGGACTTCAAGGCGATCGGGACCGCGGGTGCGATGGCGGTCTCGATTCTAGCGGTCTTCAACTCGCTCGGGCGGATTCTCTGGGGCAAGATTTCTGACGTGATCGGCCGCCGCCCCTCGTTGGTGGCGATGTTTTTCATTTGCGCGGGCGGCATGCTGGCGCTGGACTGGATGCGGAGCTATCCGCTGTATTTGCTGGGCGTTTGCGTGATCGGGCTGTGTTTTGGCGGTTTTCTGGCAATGTATCCGGCGGTGACCGCGGACTTCTTTGGGACGAAGCACATCGGGGTGAACTACGGCTGGATGTTCTCCGCGTACGGAGTGGGGGGGCTCGCGGGGCCGTGGCTGGCGGCGCGCCTGATGAAGGTGGTCGCGCAGGTGCCGTACTTCTCGAAGGCGGGCCTCGCGGCGCCGGACAAGACGTTCGCGGTGGGTGACTATCGCGCGGCGTTTTTGACGGCCGGGGTTGCGTGCGTGCTGGCCGGGCTGCTGATGCTGGCGGTGCGCAAGCCGGAGCGGCCGGCGCCGGCGTAA
- the acs gene encoding acetate--CoA ligase: protein MAETTGTPQVKKFPPPPEFAAKAHIQSFEQYQKMYERSIRDPEGFWAEIAEQFVWKQRWTKVRDYSFHEPVYIKWFIGGKTNITVNCLDRHLPARANQTAIIWEGNVPGEDGKLTYAELLAAVNRLANGLKSLGVKKGDRVCIYLQMIPEAAIACLACARIGAIHSVVFGAFSPDSLRDRINDSTCKVLITQDTALRGPKNDIPMKANADTALAQCPSIEKVIVVRRTGHAVPMQAGRDIWYHDLVAKQSAECEPEWVDAEDPLFILYTSGSTGKPKGVLHTTGGYMVYVATTFKYIFDYHDGDIWWCTADIGWVTGHSYIVYGPLANGATTIMFEGVPTWPDAGRFWDVVDKYRVTQFYTAPTAIRALMREGEAPIKKRKLDSLKLLGSVGEPINPEVWLWYREHVGRGRTPVVDTWWQTETGGILITPLPGAHTLKPGSASRPFFGVEPVILDDQGRECPRGVSGKLCIKSAWPGMMRTTWGDHKRFVDTYFKAYPGYYFTGDGCRQDEDGDYWLLGRVDDVINVSGHRLGTAEVESALVSHPAVAEAAVVGCPHPIKGQGIYAYVTLKAGYEYSDALKKELVQTVRKLIGPIATPDVIQWAPGLPKTRSGKIMRRILRKIAEGETQAIGDTTTLADPSVVQNLIEESKKLRAALQ from the coding sequence ATGGCTGAGACGACAGGCACGCCGCAAGTGAAGAAGTTTCCACCACCCCCGGAGTTCGCCGCGAAGGCGCACATCCAGTCCTTCGAGCAGTACCAGAAGATGTACGAGCGGTCGATCCGCGATCCGGAGGGATTTTGGGCGGAGATCGCGGAGCAGTTTGTGTGGAAGCAGCGATGGACGAAGGTGCGCGACTACAGCTTCCATGAGCCGGTCTACATCAAGTGGTTCATCGGGGGGAAGACGAACATCACTGTGAACTGTCTGGACCGGCACCTGCCGGCGCGCGCGAATCAGACCGCGATCATTTGGGAGGGGAACGTGCCGGGCGAGGACGGGAAGCTGACCTATGCGGAACTGCTCGCCGCAGTGAATCGGCTCGCCAACGGGCTGAAGTCGCTCGGCGTGAAGAAGGGCGACCGGGTGTGCATTTATCTGCAGATGATTCCGGAGGCGGCGATCGCGTGTCTGGCGTGTGCGCGCATCGGCGCGATTCACTCGGTCGTGTTTGGCGCGTTCAGCCCGGATTCGCTGCGGGACCGGATCAACGACTCCACCTGCAAGGTGCTGATCACGCAAGACACCGCGCTGCGCGGGCCGAAGAACGACATTCCGATGAAGGCGAACGCGGACACCGCGCTCGCGCAGTGTCCGAGCATCGAGAAGGTGATCGTGGTCCGGCGGACGGGTCACGCGGTGCCGATGCAAGCCGGTCGGGACATCTGGTACCACGACCTGGTGGCGAAGCAGTCGGCGGAGTGCGAACCGGAGTGGGTGGATGCGGAGGACCCGCTGTTCATTCTGTACACCTCCGGCTCCACCGGCAAGCCGAAGGGTGTGCTCCACACCACTGGCGGCTACATGGTGTATGTCGCGACGACGTTCAAATACATCTTCGACTATCACGATGGCGACATCTGGTGGTGCACCGCGGACATCGGCTGGGTGACGGGGCACTCGTACATCGTGTACGGACCGCTTGCGAACGGCGCGACGACGATCATGTTCGAGGGCGTGCCGACCTGGCCGGACGCGGGCCGGTTCTGGGACGTGGTGGACAAATATCGCGTCACGCAGTTTTACACCGCTCCGACCGCGATCCGAGCGCTGATGCGTGAGGGCGAGGCGCCGATCAAGAAGCGGAAGCTGGACAGTCTGAAGCTGCTGGGCAGTGTCGGCGAGCCGATCAACCCGGAGGTGTGGCTGTGGTACCGGGAGCATGTCGGGCGCGGGCGCACGCCGGTGGTGGACACGTGGTGGCAGACGGAGACCGGCGGGATTTTGATCACACCGCTGCCCGGCGCGCACACGCTGAAGCCCGGCAGTGCGTCCCGTCCGTTCTTCGGTGTGGAGCCGGTGATTCTGGACGATCAGGGCCGGGAGTGCCCGCGCGGTGTGTCCGGGAAGCTGTGCATCAAATCGGCGTGGCCCGGGATGATGCGGACGACCTGGGGTGACCACAAGCGATTTGTGGACACCTACTTCAAGGCCTATCCGGGTTACTACTTCACTGGCGATGGATGCCGCCAGGACGAGGATGGAGACTACTGGCTGCTTGGCCGGGTGGACGATGTGATCAACGTCTCTGGCCACCGGCTGGGGACCGCGGAGGTGGAGAGCGCGCTGGTGTCCCATCCGGCGGTTGCGGAGGCGGCGGTGGTGGGCTGTCCGCACCCGATCAAGGGGCAGGGCATTTATGCGTATGTGACGCTGAAGGCGGGTTACGAGTACAGCGACGCGCTGAAGAAGGAGCTGGTGCAGACGGTGCGCAAGCTGATCGGCCCGATTGCGACGCCGGACGTGATCCAGTGGGCACCGGGGCTGCCGAAGACGCGGTCCGGCAAAATCATGCGCCGGATCCTGCGGAAGATCGCGGAGGGTGAGACGCAGGCGATCGGCGACACGACGACGCTGGCGGATCCGAGCGTGGTGCAGAATCTGATCGAGGAGTCGAAGAAGCTGCGCGCGGCGCTGCAGTAG
- the glgB gene encoding 1,4-alpha-glucan branching protein GlgB, with product MIRPTLAPDEARALAQGRHETPADVLGMGVFDGRVLVRTWQPHAVQVELLDLQHGRTLPMAAGVVPGLFEWKAERGGPFRYRYRVTTADGNRRDVEDPYRFAPWLTDFDLHVFHEGTQYRAYQKMGAHPRVAEGVPGVHFAVWAPNAAGVSVVGSFNRWDSRIHLMHRRGLGGVWELFVPGAAPGDLYKFEVRSRLGPVEQKADPFAFFAEVRPRSASIVWAPDRYRWSDAAWIEHRSRGRWHEAPLLIYEVHAGSWRRRNGQWLSWRELADELIPHVLGLGFTHIELLPIAEHPLDASWGYQTTGYFAPTSRYGTPDEFREFVDRCHQAGLGVIVDWTPAHFPKDAHGLARFDGTALYEHADPRQGEHRDWGTLIFNYGRHEVRSFLLSSAMWWADAFHVDGLRVDAVASMLYLDYSRPPGEWIPNRFGGRENLEAIDFLRRFNEVVHAEYPGFLTIAEESTAWPMVSRPVYLGGLGFDFKWNMGWMHDTLEYFGKDPIYRKYHHNMLTFSMVYAFTENFVLPFSHDEVVHGKGSLLAKMPGDPWQKFANLRLLLGYMAAHPGKKLLFMGAEMAPWTEWDCHGQLDWDLLRHAPHAGIRNLIGDLNRLVRELPALHEQDTQPAGFEWLELHDSEQSVLAFLRRGRPPAQEIVAVGNFTPVPRHGYRIGVPRGGVWREILNTDADRYGGTNVGNGGSARAQPRPWHGRPWSLELTLPPLGLLLFEAPPPEPEPPPADADDPA from the coding sequence ATGATTCGCCCAACGCTCGCTCCCGACGAAGCCCGCGCACTCGCTCAGGGCCGACACGAAACGCCGGCGGATGTCCTGGGGATGGGCGTCTTCGACGGCCGCGTCCTCGTCCGCACCTGGCAGCCGCACGCCGTACAGGTTGAACTGCTCGATCTCCAGCACGGGCGGACACTGCCCATGGCGGCGGGCGTGGTGCCCGGGCTGTTCGAGTGGAAGGCGGAGCGCGGCGGACCTTTCCGTTACCGCTACCGCGTCACCACAGCAGACGGTAACCGTCGGGACGTGGAGGATCCCTACCGCTTCGCGCCCTGGCTGACGGATTTTGACCTGCACGTCTTTCATGAGGGGACGCAGTACCGCGCCTATCAGAAAATGGGCGCCCACCCCCGCGTCGCCGAGGGAGTGCCGGGCGTCCACTTCGCGGTCTGGGCGCCAAACGCGGCGGGCGTGAGCGTGGTGGGCTCGTTCAACCGGTGGGACTCCCGTATCCACCTGATGCACCGCCGCGGCCTGGGTGGCGTGTGGGAACTGTTCGTGCCCGGCGCCGCGCCGGGTGATCTCTACAAGTTCGAGGTCCGAAGCCGGCTGGGGCCGGTGGAGCAAAAGGCGGATCCGTTCGCGTTTTTCGCCGAGGTGCGGCCGCGGTCCGCGTCGATCGTCTGGGCGCCCGACCGCTACCGGTGGTCGGACGCCGCGTGGATCGAACACCGCAGCCGCGGGCGCTGGCACGAGGCGCCGCTGCTGATCTATGAGGTGCACGCCGGCTCGTGGCGCCGCCGCAACGGACAGTGGCTCAGTTGGCGCGAGCTGGCCGATGAATTGATCCCCCACGTGTTGGGGCTCGGCTTCACGCACATCGAACTGCTGCCCATCGCCGAGCATCCGCTCGACGCGTCATGGGGCTACCAGACCACCGGTTACTTCGCGCCGACCTCCCGCTACGGCACGCCGGACGAGTTCCGCGAGTTCGTGGACCGGTGCCACCAGGCGGGCCTCGGCGTAATCGTGGACTGGACACCCGCGCACTTCCCGAAGGACGCGCACGGTCTGGCCCGCTTCGACGGAACCGCGCTCTACGAACACGCGGACCCTCGCCAGGGCGAACACCGCGACTGGGGCACGCTCATCTTCAACTACGGGCGCCATGAGGTCCGATCGTTTCTGCTCTCCAGCGCAATGTGGTGGGCCGACGCGTTCCATGTCGACGGGCTGCGGGTGGACGCTGTCGCCAGCATGCTCTATCTCGACTACTCCCGCCCCCCCGGCGAATGGATCCCCAACCGATTCGGTGGGCGGGAAAACTTGGAGGCGATCGACTTTCTCCGCCGCTTCAACGAGGTGGTGCACGCGGAGTACCCGGGGTTTCTGACCATCGCGGAAGAGTCCACCGCCTGGCCGATGGTTTCCCGCCCCGTCTACCTCGGCGGGCTCGGCTTCGACTTCAAATGGAACATGGGGTGGATGCACGACACGCTCGAGTACTTCGGCAAAGACCCGATCTACCGCAAGTACCACCACAACATGCTCACGTTCTCGATGGTGTACGCGTTCACCGAGAACTTCGTGCTGCCCTTCTCGCACGACGAGGTGGTCCACGGCAAGGGATCGCTGCTGGCAAAAATGCCCGGTGATCCCTGGCAGAAGTTTGCGAACCTCCGGCTGCTGCTGGGCTACATGGCCGCGCATCCGGGCAAGAAGCTGCTCTTCATGGGCGCGGAAATGGCGCCATGGACAGAGTGGGACTGCCACGGCCAGCTCGACTGGGACCTGCTGCGGCATGCGCCTCACGCGGGCATTCGAAACCTCATCGGCGATCTCAACCGGCTCGTTCGCGAACTGCCCGCCCTCCACGAGCAGGACACGCAGCCGGCCGGATTCGAGTGGCTTGAACTCCACGACTCGGAGCAGTCGGTGCTCGCGTTTCTGCGCCGCGGCCGGCCGCCGGCGCAGGAGATCGTCGCGGTCGGCAATTTCACGCCGGTGCCTCGACACGGCTACCGCATCGGCGTGCCCCGCGGCGGCGTATGGCGCGAAATTCTGAACACCGATGCGGACCGCTACGGCGGCACGAACGTCGGCAACGGCGGCTCCGCCCGGGCGCAACCACGTCCCTGGCACGGTCGGCCATGGTCGTTGGAGCTGACGCTGCCGCCGCTGGGACTGCTGCTTTTCGAGGCGCCGCCTCCGGAGCCCGAGCCGCCCCCGGCGGACGCCGACGATCCCGCCTGA
- a CDS encoding TRAP transporter TatT component family protein encodes MLRSAATAAVEPLANDLAASLQRQRDAELVRDGAPSLILLMDGLAESSGRPAAALAAARARVAYATAFLGREDRERARLMYARARDQALGVLSASGALRDPVASPIPQFEAQVARLGRRHVPALYTAAIAWLGWILNSDGAPEALAQLARPVAMMRRVAELDPDHDRGGVHLFFGIYCAVQPAGAGRDLAASRRHFERAQTVAGDGALMPRVAMAEYYARYAMDRELFDRLLAEVEAHADDPPGLELPNALARRRARELRALADEWF; translated from the coding sequence ATGCTGCGTTCCGCGGCCACTGCCGCGGTTGAGCCGCTCGCGAACGATCTGGCCGCCTCGCTGCAACGGCAGCGCGATGCCGAGCTGGTCCGCGACGGTGCGCCATCGCTGATTCTCCTGATGGACGGGCTGGCGGAGAGCTCCGGCCGCCCCGCGGCCGCACTCGCGGCCGCGCGCGCTCGAGTCGCGTATGCAACCGCCTTTCTGGGTCGTGAGGACCGCGAGCGGGCGCGCCTGATGTACGCGCGCGCGCGCGACCAGGCGCTCGGCGTGCTGTCCGCAAGCGGCGCGCTGCGCGACCCAGTCGCTTCGCCGATCCCGCAGTTCGAGGCGCAAGTCGCACGCCTCGGGCGTCGCCACGTGCCGGCGCTATATACCGCCGCCATCGCATGGCTCGGCTGGATCCTCAACAGCGATGGTGCCCCGGAGGCGCTCGCGCAGCTCGCGCGACCTGTCGCGATGATGCGCCGCGTTGCGGAGCTGGACCCGGACCACGACCGCGGCGGCGTGCACCTGTTTTTTGGGATCTACTGCGCGGTTCAGCCGGCCGGCGCCGGCCGAGATCTGGCCGCGTCGCGACGGCACTTCGAGCGCGCGCAGACCGTCGCCGGCGACGGCGCGCTGATGCCGCGCGTGGCGATGGCGGAGTACTATGCGCGATACGCGATGGATCGCGAGCTGTTTGACCGCCTGCTGGCGGAAGTCGAGGCCCACGCGGACGATCCGCCCGGGCTGGAGCTGCCGAACGCGCTCGCGCGGCGGCGCGCGCGCGAACTGAGGGCCCTTGCCGATGAGTGGTTCTGA
- the dctP gene encoding TRAP transporter substrate-binding protein DctP, translated as MSGSEGPIGALGCVPAAGRHPRRIAALAAVLAAAPLTAPAATILKIATLAPEGSAWMRTLEQLKDEVATLSQGEVRLRIYPAGIMGEEKDVLMKIRAGQLDGGGFLGNGIARICPEANALMLPLTFQDHAEVDAAMAELGPWLEERSLANGFVVLGWTEVGFSLLFSNRQIRTLDDLRRAKVWALPNEPMLAELFRQAGVGAVPVPVADVLTALQTGLLDTVYSPPLAAVAMQWTGRVKHFNELRLAYSFGGLFIARRAWERVPESFRAPILQAARRRTAELTASVRRSNEEALDVMRKAGLTPVVTPPEEVERFREISERTRAALRGSLVPAEADDRVQQFLRRRRGA; from the coding sequence ATGAGTGGTTCTGAAGGTCCGATCGGCGCACTCGGGTGCGTCCCCGCTGCGGGCCGGCACCCTCGCCGCATCGCCGCACTCGCCGCCGTGCTCGCTGCCGCACCGCTGACGGCGCCCGCGGCGACCATTCTCAAAATCGCCACCCTCGCGCCCGAGGGCAGCGCGTGGATGCGCACGCTGGAACAGCTCAAGGACGAGGTCGCGACACTCAGCCAGGGCGAAGTGCGGCTTCGCATTTATCCGGCCGGCATCATGGGCGAGGAAAAGGACGTACTGATGAAGATCCGCGCCGGCCAGCTCGACGGCGGCGGGTTCCTCGGCAACGGCATCGCGCGCATCTGCCCCGAAGCCAATGCGCTGATGCTGCCGCTGACGTTCCAAGACCACGCCGAGGTGGACGCCGCGATGGCGGAGCTCGGACCGTGGCTGGAGGAGCGCTCCCTCGCGAACGGATTCGTCGTGCTGGGCTGGACCGAGGTCGGCTTCAGCCTGCTCTTCAGCAACCGCCAGATCCGTACGCTGGACGATTTGCGGCGCGCGAAGGTTTGGGCGCTCCCGAACGAGCCGATGCTCGCGGAGCTGTTCCGGCAGGCCGGTGTCGGCGCCGTGCCGGTGCCCGTCGCCGACGTGCTGACCGCGCTGCAGACCGGCCTGCTCGACACGGTCTACTCCCCCCCCCTGGCGGCGGTCGCGATGCAGTGGACCGGCCGGGTGAAGCACTTCAACGAGCTGCGACTCGCCTACAGCTTCGGGGGGTTGTTCATTGCCCGCCGGGCCTGGGAGCGCGTCCCGGAATCGTTTCGCGCACCGATTCTGCAGGCGGCGCGCCGCCGGACCGCGGAACTGACCGCCAGCGTCCGGCGCAGCAACGAGGAGGCGCTGGACGTGATGCGGAAGGCCGGCCTCACGCCGGTCGTCACACCGCCCGAGGAGGTGGAGCGCTTCCGCGAGATCAGCGAGCGCACTCGGGCGGCGTTGCGCGGCTCGCTGGTGCCCGCCGAGGCGGACGACCGCGTGCAGCAGTTCCTCCGCCGGCGCCGGGGCGCATGA
- a CDS encoding TRAP transporter small permease subunit, translating into MSPMLRRLAVVLDALERGLLATLGATMVALALLQIALRAFGIGWPWIEPLLGVLLLWTALAGAVAATGQHRHIAMDLLGHLLRRRAGAALRVPVNLFAAGVCGALTSAAVAFIRLQSETETGRLFGRPIWWASIAIPLAFALMAARFLLHAALAAREATARAAPAPPDEPPP; encoded by the coding sequence ATGAGCCCGATGCTCCGCCGGCTCGCGGTTGTGCTCGACGCGCTGGAGCGCGGTCTGCTCGCCACCCTCGGCGCCACCATGGTCGCTCTCGCGCTGCTGCAAATCGCGCTTCGCGCGTTCGGCATTGGGTGGCCGTGGATCGAACCGCTGCTCGGTGTTCTATTGCTCTGGACCGCGCTCGCCGGTGCGGTCGCCGCCACCGGCCAGCACCGCCATATCGCAATGGACCTGCTTGGCCACCTGTTGCGGCGGCGCGCGGGCGCAGCGTTGCGCGTGCCGGTGAACCTTTTCGCGGCCGGGGTGTGCGGTGCGCTCACCTCGGCTGCGGTCGCGTTCATACGGTTGCAGAGCGAAACGGAGACCGGCCGTCTGTTCGGCCGGCCAATCTGGTGGGCGAGTATCGCCATCCCGCTGGCGTTCGCGCTGATGGCCGCCCGTTTTCTCCTCCACGCGGCCCTGGCCGCGCGGGAAGCGACCGCCCGCGCTGCGCCCGCCCCTCCGGACGAGCCGCCGCCATGA
- a CDS encoding TRAP transporter large permease subunit: MIPALLLAALVGAPMFAVFAALAWTLYSRDGIAPALIVAEMNRLATMPLLRALPLFALAGYLLAESRAPERLLRLSRAAFGWLPGGLPAVAILACTLFTAFTGASGVTIVALGGLLLPALLREGYREPYALGLLTSGGNCGVLLVPSLPLILYGIIANPIAPAVTIERLIRAALLPAALGVLALVAHGAWAARRQRIARTPFSWRELGAALWAARWEAPLPALVLVGIYSGRLVISDAAAVAAAYAIIVEVAILREVRWRDFGRIARDALVLVGGVLVILGMGMALTNWLVDQEVPQQLLEAVRAHVGSPAMFLLVVNAFLLAVGCAMDIYTAIVVIAPLLVPLGAAYDVDPVHLGIIVLANLAIGYSTPPVGMNLFIAALRFRRPLLSLARASLPMIVVLLAVLALITFVPGLSLWLAN, encoded by the coding sequence ATGATTCCAGCGTTGCTGCTCGCAGCGCTCGTCGGCGCGCCGATGTTCGCCGTCTTCGCGGCGCTGGCGTGGACGCTCTACAGCCGCGATGGCATCGCGCCCGCGCTGATCGTCGCGGAGATGAACCGGCTTGCGACGATGCCGCTGCTGCGTGCGCTGCCGTTGTTCGCGCTCGCAGGATATCTACTGGCGGAAAGTCGCGCGCCGGAACGGTTGCTGCGCCTCTCCCGCGCCGCATTCGGCTGGCTGCCGGGCGGGCTGCCCGCGGTCGCGATCCTCGCATGCACGCTCTTCACCGCGTTCACCGGCGCCTCCGGCGTCACCATCGTCGCGCTCGGCGGTCTGCTCTTACCTGCGCTGCTCCGCGAGGGCTACCGCGAGCCCTACGCGCTGGGCCTGCTGACCAGCGGCGGCAACTGCGGCGTGCTGCTCGTGCCGAGTCTTCCGCTGATCTTGTACGGCATCATCGCAAATCCGATCGCGCCCGCGGTCACGATCGAGCGGCTGATCCGCGCCGCGCTGCTGCCGGCGGCGCTGGGCGTTTTGGCGCTGGTCGCGCACGGCGCCTGGGCCGCCCGCCGGCAGCGCATCGCGCGCACGCCGTTCAGCTGGCGGGAGCTGGGTGCGGCGCTCTGGGCCGCGCGCTGGGAGGCTCCGCTGCCCGCGCTGGTGCTCGTCGGCATCTACTCCGGCCGCCTCGTCATCAGCGATGCCGCCGCAGTCGCCGCCGCGTACGCGATCATCGTCGAGGTGGCGATCCTCCGCGAGGTCCGATGGCGCGATTTCGGGCGCATCGCTCGCGACGCGCTGGTGCTGGTCGGCGGCGTGCTGGTGATCCTCGGCATGGGTATGGCGCTGACCAACTGGCTCGTCGACCAGGAGGTCCCCCAACAGCTGCTCGAGGCGGTCCGCGCGCACGTCGGCTCGCCGGCCATGTTCCTGCTGGTCGTCAACGCCTTTCTGCTGGCGGTCGGCTGCGCGATGGATATTTACACGGCCATCGTCGTGATCGCACCGCTGCTGGTACCCTTGGGCGCGGCCTACGACGTGGACCCCGTCCACCTCGGGATCATTGTGCTCGCAAACCTCGCCATCGGTTACTCGACCCCCCCAGTCGGCATGAACCTCTTCATCGCCGCCCTGCGGTTCCGCCGGCCGCTGCTCTCGCTCGCGCGGGCCTCGCTGCCGATGATCGTAGTACTGCTGGCGGTATTGGCGCTGATCACTTTCGTGCCGGGGCTGAGCCTCTGGCTCGCGAACTGA
- a CDS encoding transaldolase family protein codes for MSAEVADSLREWILDRAAELGAPAVAAPAAHAGWAAVRATGTRLWLDTGDLEAARALWTAEFEALTTNNTLLNAEVQKGQYDGLVRAAAARLRELTPTISADELRLEIAFVLNAVHGLRLVRAFGARVSVELHTDLANDVERSVQYGRRYHAISPDRFIVKVPLTPAGYLAARRLVRAGVPVNFTLGFSARQNLLAAALAQPDYVNVFMGRLNAFVVDHRLGDGRNVGERATLATQRGLRAWRARGATRTLLIGASMRDADQIVTLAGVDVFTLPPKVAAAYAARPSAPLQARLDAELPVHWADGLSERAVGAHVLWEVSERDRALARRAAAELHDRSRPEELVALVRREGIHDLFPDWTAEEWAAIRAEGKIPSWSRWREALGAGRVGLDALMNAAGLMSFVEDQAALDRRVMSLI; via the coding sequence ATGAGCGCAGAGGTGGCGGACTCGCTGAGGGAATGGATTCTTGATCGGGCGGCGGAGCTTGGTGCCCCGGCGGTGGCCGCTCCCGCCGCGCACGCTGGCTGGGCGGCGGTGCGAGCGACCGGGACGCGGCTGTGGCTGGATACCGGTGACCTCGAGGCGGCGCGCGCGCTCTGGACGGCGGAGTTCGAGGCGCTGACGACGAACAACACGCTGCTGAACGCGGAGGTGCAAAAGGGTCAGTACGACGGCCTGGTGCGCGCGGCCGCTGCACGGCTGCGGGAGCTGACACCGACGATCTCCGCGGACGAGCTGCGGCTGGAGATCGCGTTCGTGTTGAACGCGGTGCACGGCCTTCGGCTGGTGCGCGCGTTTGGCGCACGAGTGAGCGTGGAGCTGCACACGGACCTGGCCAACGATGTCGAGCGTTCGGTGCAGTACGGCCGGCGGTACCATGCGATCTCGCCGGATCGATTCATTGTGAAGGTGCCGCTGACGCCCGCCGGATACCTTGCGGCGCGGCGGCTGGTGCGCGCCGGCGTGCCGGTGAACTTCACGTTGGGGTTTTCGGCGCGGCAGAATCTGCTGGCTGCGGCGCTCGCGCAGCCGGACTACGTGAACGTGTTCATGGGCCGCCTGAACGCGTTCGTGGTGGATCACCGGCTGGGCGACGGACGGAACGTTGGCGAAAGGGCGACGCTGGCGACGCAGCGGGGGCTGCGAGCGTGGCGCGCGCGGGGAGCGACGCGGACGCTGTTGATCGGAGCCAGCATGCGCGATGCGGACCAGATCGTCACGCTCGCGGGCGTGGACGTGTTCACCCTTCCGCCGAAGGTCGCCGCCGCGTACGCGGCGCGGCCGTCGGCGCCGCTGCAGGCACGGCTGGACGCGGAGCTGCCGGTGCACTGGGCGGACGGCCTCTCGGAACGGGCGGTGGGCGCGCACGTGCTCTGGGAGGTGTCCGAGCGCGATCGTGCGCTCGCGCGCCGGGCCGCTGCCGAGCTGCACGATCGCTCCCGACCGGAGGAGCTGGTGGCGCTGGTGCGTCGCGAAGGAATCCACGATTTGTTTCCCGACTGGACGGCGGAAGAGTGGGCAGCGATCCGCGCGGAGGGGAAGATTCCCTCGTGGTCCCGCTGGCGCGAGGCGCTGGGCGCGGGGCGAGTCGGGTTGGATGCGCTGATGAATGCGGCCGGTCTGATGAGCTTCGTGGAGGATCAGGCCGCGCTCGACCGCCGGGTGATGTCGCTGATCTGA